A genomic stretch from Oleomonas cavernae includes:
- a CDS encoding CopG family ribbon-helix-helix protein, producing MSESTTLTIRLPQSVKDKLDQLAIDTDRSKSYLAAEAVEHYVDRELAIVASIKRGLEDMEAGRTVPHEQVMAEVREIIEAAKRKHA from the coding sequence ATGTCGGAGAGCACCACCCTGACGATTCGATTGCCGCAGTCGGTCAAAGACAAGCTCGATCAACTCGCCATCGACACGGATCGCTCCAAATCCTATTTGGCGGCGGAAGCCGTCGAACACTACGTCGATCGGGAATTGGCGATCGTCGCCAGCATCAAGCGCGGCCTCGAAGACATGGAGGCCGGACGCACGGTGCCGCACGAACAAGTCATGGCTGAAGTCAGGGAGATCATTGAAGCAGCCAAGAGGAAGCATGCTTGA
- a CDS encoding patatin-like phospholipase family protein, with the protein MRSRKEIPHVKAALTEIGGSYDRVALVFQGGGALGAYQAGVYEALAEADLHPNWLSGVSIGAINSAIIAGNPPEKRVKRLREFWELISGRKIWLYTPDGDMFRAWRNQWSSMITMGQGQPGFFEPRPVNPWLLPRGAEGATSFYDTSPLRETLLRVIDFDLLNNDGVFFSVGAVNVRTGNFLFFDNRKETIGPEHIMASGALPPAFPPILIDGDYYWDGGIVSNTPLLYLLSQEKRLSTLAFQVDLFNANGTLPRDMRDVMGRHKDITYSSRTRFTTDSYRRIHDFRVRVAKSLAKIPPELRDPEDEALIAEVTNMPPVNIAHLIYQQKSYEGSAKDYEFSHTSMLEHWKSGYDDTKRTLMRPDWLQKPADGCSVVVHDLHRDFDR; encoded by the coding sequence ATGCGCAGCAGAAAAGAGATTCCGCACGTCAAGGCGGCGCTTACGGAAATCGGCGGCTCCTATGATCGGGTCGCGCTGGTGTTCCAGGGCGGCGGTGCGCTTGGGGCCTATCAGGCGGGCGTCTATGAAGCCCTGGCCGAGGCCGACCTGCATCCCAACTGGCTGTCGGGGGTCTCGATCGGCGCCATCAATTCGGCGATCATCGCCGGCAACCCGCCCGAGAAGCGGGTGAAGCGCCTGCGCGAATTCTGGGAGCTGATCTCGGGCCGCAAGATCTGGCTCTATACCCCCGACGGCGACATGTTCCGGGCCTGGCGCAACCAGTGGAGTTCCATGATTACCATGGGCCAGGGCCAGCCCGGCTTCTTCGAGCCCCGGCCGGTCAATCCCTGGCTGCTGCCGCGCGGCGCCGAAGGCGCGACCAGTTTCTATGACACCAGCCCCCTGCGCGAGACCCTGTTGCGGGTGATCGATTTCGACCTGCTGAACAATGACGGCGTGTTCTTTTCCGTCGGGGCGGTCAATGTGAGGACCGGCAATTTCCTGTTCTTCGACAACCGCAAGGAAACCATCGGGCCCGAGCATATCATGGCTTCGGGCGCGCTGCCGCCGGCCTTCCCGCCGATCCTGATCGACGGCGACTACTACTGGGACGGCGGCATCGTCTCGAACACCCCCCTGCTCTACCTGCTGAGCCAGGAGAAGCGGTTGTCCACCCTGGCGTTCCAGGTCGACCTGTTCAACGCCAACGGCACGCTGCCGCGCGACATGCGCGATGTCATGGGCCGGCACAAGGATATCACCTATTCCAGCCGCACCCGGTTCACCACCGACAGCTACCGCCGTATTCACGACTTTCGCGTGCGCGTCGCCAAGTCGCTGGCCAAGATCCCGCCCGAGCTGCGCGACCCCGAAGACGAAGCGCTGATCGCCGAGGTCACCAACATGCCGCCGGTGAACATCGCCCACCTGATCTATCAGCAGAAGAGCTACGAGGGCAGCGCCAAGGATTACGAGTTCTCGCATACCTCGATGCTGGAGCATTGGAAATCCGGCTATGACGATACCAAGCGCACCCTGATGCGGCCCGACTGGCTGCAGAAGCCGGCCGACGGCTGCAGCGTGGTGGTCCACGACCTGCACCGCGATTTCGACCGCTAG
- a CDS encoding type II toxin-antitoxin system RelE/ParE family toxin, whose amino-acid sequence MRRAIWTKEARADWYTQIEYVGTKDPFAAELIANRVLDAVHRLAEMPTGRRGRVEGTYEKSVRGTRLIVAYALVDDPTEEDGGLVILHIIHTARDWPAGQWPK is encoded by the coding sequence TTGAGGCGGGCCATCTGGACCAAGGAGGCCCGCGCGGATTGGTATACGCAAATCGAGTATGTCGGCACCAAAGATCCATTCGCGGCTGAACTGATCGCCAATCGTGTCCTCGACGCTGTTCATCGCCTTGCCGAGATGCCGACAGGGCGCCGGGGACGTGTCGAAGGTACCTACGAAAAATCTGTCCGCGGCACCCGTCTCATCGTCGCCTACGCCCTGGTGGATGACCCGACGGAGGAGGACGGGGGCCTCGTCATCCTGCACATCATCCACACCGCCCGTGATTGGCCGGCCGGGCAATGGCCCAAATGA
- a CDS encoding NADP-dependent oxidoreductase, with product MSEKSHQIVLASRPKGAPVPENFRLEAVAMPAPGAGEVLIRNRFLSVDPYMRGRMNDAKSYVPPFQIGQPLEGGAVGEVVTANDPSLKPGDWVLHNAGWREWALLPAAGAQKIDAAIVPPSAYLGVLGMPGLTAWAGLNKVGLAQPGETVFVSGAAGAVGSLVGQLAKVKGCTAIGSAGGPDKVAWLTDELGFDGAFDYRTEDPVQALGRLAPKGIDVYFENVGGPQFDAALINMKLHGRVAVCGMIAQYNATEPPEGSRAIMLVVPKRINIRGFIVVDYWQHLPEFLAEVAPLVATGKIKFRETVYEGIENTPDAFLALFKGANTGKMVVKL from the coding sequence ATGAGCGAGAAGAGCCATCAGATCGTCCTGGCCAGCCGGCCCAAGGGCGCACCTGTCCCTGAGAATTTCCGCCTGGAAGCCGTCGCGATGCCGGCGCCCGGTGCCGGCGAGGTGCTGATCCGCAACCGCTTCCTGTCGGTCGACCCCTATATGCGGGGCCGCATGAACGATGCCAAGTCCTACGTCCCGCCCTTCCAGATCGGCCAGCCGCTGGAAGGCGGCGCCGTGGGCGAGGTAGTAACCGCCAACGACCCTTCGCTGAAGCCCGGCGACTGGGTGCTGCACAATGCCGGCTGGCGTGAATGGGCACTGCTGCCGGCGGCGGGCGCCCAGAAGATCGACGCCGCCATCGTCCCGCCGTCGGCCTATCTGGGCGTGCTGGGCATGCCCGGCCTCACCGCCTGGGCGGGGTTGAACAAGGTGGGCCTGGCCCAGCCGGGCGAGACCGTCTTCGTCTCGGGCGCCGCCGGCGCCGTGGGCTCGCTGGTCGGGCAGCTGGCCAAGGTCAAGGGCTGCACGGCCATCGGCTCGGCCGGCGGGCCGGACAAGGTGGCCTGGCTGACCGACGAACTGGGCTTCGACGGCGCCTTCGACTACCGCACGGAAGACCCGGTGCAGGCCCTGGGCCGCCTGGCGCCCAAGGGCATCGACGTCTATTTCGAGAATGTCGGCGGGCCGCAGTTCGATGCCGCCCTGATCAACATGAAGCTGCACGGCCGCGTGGCGGTGTGCGGGATGATCGCCCAGTACAATGCGACCGAACCGCCCGAAGGCTCGCGCGCGATCATGCTGGTGGTGCCCAAGCGCATCAACATCCGCGGCTTCATCGTCGTCGACTACTGGCAGCACCTGCCCGAGTTCTTGGCCGAAGTGGCGCCCCTGGTCGCCACGGGGAAGATCAAGTTCCGCGAGACCGTCTACGAGGGCATCGAAAACACCCCCGACGCCTTCCTGGCGCTCTTCAAGGGGGCGAACACGGGCAAGATGGTGGTGAAGCTGTAA
- a CDS encoding MDR family MFS transporter produces MAVDLTPPSAGADRVSPAPLDHKTIRMIILGILLAMLLGALDQTIVATALPTIGRDLADVGDLPWVVTAYLLTSTAAVPLYGKLSDIHGRRSMMLIAISLFVLGSIACALAPNMLVLILMRGLQGLGGGGLISLAQTIVADVVSPKERGRYQGYIAGVFAFSSIGGPVLGGIIAEHLHWSVIFWLNLPLGAVAFFMTDRVLRQLPRHDRRHRLDVLGGVLMVVATVTLLLALTWGGVDFPWDSPRILGLFAASALLWAGFVWRVATASEPFLPLSILLNPVVRDAVIAAFFVMGTLIGLSIFVPIYLESVHRLSASASGLILIALMGGVVVGASSTGQIMGRITHYKRLPLAGLSMTVVMFGLIALFPGSLPLWTLIALLAIGGMGMGTALPVTTVAIQNAVPLHQLGTATGAANFFRSLGSALIVAGFGAIFFTSIGGHGASLQLDTLGAEIATRGGDLGQIFGWVFGAATAGMAIGLGFLARMEELPLRSSVKAEPAAAE; encoded by the coding sequence ATGGCTGTCGATCTTACGCCGCCCTCGGCGGGCGCCGACCGGGTTTCACCCGCACCGCTCGATCACAAAACCATCCGGATGATCATCCTCGGCATCCTGCTGGCGATGCTGCTGGGTGCGCTCGATCAGACCATCGTGGCAACGGCGCTGCCGACCATCGGCCGCGACCTGGCCGATGTGGGCGACCTGCCCTGGGTGGTCACCGCCTATCTGCTGACCTCGACGGCCGCCGTGCCGCTCTACGGCAAGCTCAGCGACATCCACGGCCGGCGATCGATGATGCTGATCGCCATCAGCCTGTTCGTGCTGGGCTCGATCGCCTGCGCGCTCGCCCCCAACATGCTGGTCCTGATCCTCATGCGCGGCCTCCAGGGCCTGGGCGGCGGCGGCTTGATCTCGCTGGCACAGACCATCGTCGCCGATGTGGTGTCGCCCAAGGAGCGCGGCCGTTACCAGGGCTATATCGCCGGCGTCTTCGCCTTCTCCTCGATCGGCGGGCCGGTCCTGGGCGGCATCATCGCCGAACACCTGCATTGGTCGGTGATCTTCTGGCTGAACCTGCCGCTGGGCGCCGTCGCCTTCTTCATGACCGACCGGGTGCTGCGGCAACTGCCGCGCCACGACCGCCGCCACAGGCTCGACGTCCTGGGCGGCGTGCTGATGGTTGTGGCGACGGTCACCTTGCTCCTGGCGCTGACCTGGGGCGGGGTCGATTTCCCCTGGGATTCGCCGCGCATCCTGGGCCTGTTCGCGGCCTCTGCCCTGCTGTGGGCGGGTTTCGTCTGGCGGGTGGCGACGGCCAGCGAACCGTTCCTGCCGCTCTCCATCCTGCTCAACCCGGTGGTGCGTGACGCGGTGATCGCCGCCTTCTTCGTCATGGGCACCCTGATCGGCCTGTCGATCTTTGTGCCGATCTATCTTGAATCGGTGCACCGCCTCAGCGCCTCGGCCTCCGGCCTGATCCTGATCGCCCTGATGGGCGGCGTGGTGGTCGGTGCGTCGTCCACCGGCCAGATCATGGGCCGGATCACCCACTACAAGCGCCTGCCGCTGGCGGGGCTCAGCATGACCGTGGTGATGTTCGGCCTGATCGCGCTGTTTCCCGGCTCCCTGCCGCTCTGGACCCTGATCGCCTTGCTGGCGATCGGCGGCATGGGCATGGGCACGGCCCTGCCGGTGACCACCGTCGCGATCCAGAATGCCGTGCCGCTGCACCAGTTGGGCACGGCCACGGGGGCGGCCAACTTCTTCCGCTCGCTGGGCAGTGCCCTGATCGTGGCCGGCTTCGGCGCGATCTTCTTCACCAGCATCGGCGGCCACGGCGCCAGCCTGCAACTCGACACCTTGGGCGCCGAAATCGCCACCCGCGGCGGCGACCTCGGCCAAATCTTCGGCTGGGTCTTCGGCGCCGCCACCGCGGGCATGGCGATCGGCCTGGGCTTTCTCGCCCGGATGGAAGAACTCCCCTTGCGCAGCAGCGTAAAAGCCGAACCCGCCGCGGCGGAGTGA
- a CDS encoding acetoacetate decarboxylase translates to MDIADVRRQAFAMPLTNPSFPPGPYRFINREYMIITYETDIDALRAVVPEPLEVTEPIVKYEFIRMPDSTGFGDYTETGQVIPVTFEGRKGGYVHSMYLDDEAPIAGGRELWGFPKKYAKPSMRVEKDVFVGTLNYGSIQCAVATMGYKHRALNNDTVMDSLREPSFLLKIIPHVDGSHRICELVEYYLEDITLKGAWTGPAALSLTPHAIANVAALPVKRVIGASHILADLTLGLGKIAHDYMADKVPVLAIAAGE, encoded by the coding sequence ATGGATATTGCTGACGTCCGCCGGCAGGCTTTTGCGATGCCGCTGACCAACCCGTCGTTTCCGCCCGGCCCCTACCGTTTCATCAACCGGGAATATATGATCATCACCTACGAAACCGACATCGACGCGCTGCGTGCCGTGGTGCCGGAACCGTTGGAGGTGACCGAGCCCATCGTCAAATACGAGTTCATCCGCATGCCGGATTCGACGGGCTTCGGCGACTACACCGAGACCGGGCAGGTGATTCCGGTGACCTTCGAGGGCCGCAAGGGCGGCTATGTCCATTCCATGTACCTGGACGACGAGGCGCCGATCGCCGGCGGCCGCGAACTGTGGGGCTTCCCCAAGAAATACGCCAAGCCCAGCATGCGGGTGGAGAAGGATGTCTTCGTCGGCACCCTCAACTACGGCTCGATCCAATGCGCGGTGGCGACCATGGGCTACAAGCACCGGGCGCTGAACAACGACACGGTCATGGACAGCCTGCGCGAACCCAGCTTCCTCCTGAAGATCATCCCCCATGTCGACGGCTCGCACCGGATCTGCGAGCTGGTCGAGTATTACCTGGAGGATATCACCCTGAAGGGCGCCTGGACCGGGCCCGCCGCCCTGAGCCTGACCCCGCACGCCATCGCCAACGTCGCTGCCTTGCCGGTGAAGCGGGTGATCGGGGCCAGCCACATCCTGGCCGACCTGACCCTGGGCCTGGGCAAGATCGCCCATGACTACATGGCCGACAAGGTGCCGGTACTGGCCATCGCGGCCGGGGAGTGA
- a CDS encoding beta/alpha barrel domain-containing protein: MTYSPPEPVVADEDIAALTDAYFRRTRRVVEKFGDTQVTYAVFMRRPVIFTAKPMIDWLEAVAATRGTSFQIEPQYAEGDWVGAGEPLIYLSGSFVALVELETLYLQKLGAACVAAYNAYSMCCELPKVGFLAMDARHTTGPEMMALMAYAASVGSAAARKAVGATGFIGSANGATAHFFGQKDGLGTMPHALIGYAGSTLRAAEMFVEANPGVPLTILSDYFGRETTDTIEVCRRFSEMAAAGNLSVRLDTHGGRFLEGLDPQASYDVLDRHVPNSFRQYRTEQELKWLVGTGVSAAAIFRTREALDAAGFPKVKIVASSGFGPAKCKVMASVHAPIDLVGTGSYLPEDWRETYATSDIIRYGDRDSVKIGREFLLRRRD, from the coding sequence TTGACCTATAGCCCGCCTGAACCTGTCGTTGCCGATGAAGACATCGCCGCCCTGACCGACGCCTATTTCCGTCGCACCCGGCGGGTGGTGGAGAAATTCGGCGACACGCAGGTCACCTATGCCGTGTTCATGCGCCGGCCGGTGATCTTCACGGCCAAGCCGATGATCGACTGGCTGGAGGCGGTGGCCGCGACGCGGGGTACAAGTTTTCAGATCGAGCCGCAATATGCCGAGGGTGACTGGGTCGGGGCGGGCGAGCCGCTGATCTATCTGTCCGGCTCGTTCGTTGCCCTGGTGGAACTGGAAACCCTCTACCTCCAGAAGCTGGGGGCGGCCTGTGTCGCCGCCTACAATGCCTATTCCATGTGCTGCGAATTGCCCAAGGTCGGCTTCCTGGCCATGGATGCCCGCCACACCACGGGGCCGGAGATGATGGCGCTGATGGCCTATGCGGCTTCCGTCGGCTCGGCCGCGGCGCGCAAGGCGGTGGGCGCGACCGGCTTCATCGGCTCCGCCAATGGCGCCACCGCGCATTTCTTCGGCCAGAAGGATGGTCTGGGCACCATGCCCCATGCCCTGATCGGCTATGCCGGCTCGACCCTGCGCGCGGCCGAGATGTTCGTCGAGGCCAATCCCGGCGTGCCGCTGACCATCCTGTCCGACTATTTCGGCCGCGAGACCACCGACACGATCGAGGTCTGCCGGCGCTTCTCCGAAATGGCGGCAGCGGGCAACCTCTCCGTGCGCCTGGATACCCACGGCGGCCGCTTCCTCGAAGGCCTCGACCCCCAGGCGAGCTACGACGTGCTCGACCGCCACGTGCCCAATTCCTTCCGCCAGTACCGGACCGAGCAGGAGCTGAAATGGCTGGTCGGCACCGGCGTCTCCGCCGCCGCGATCTTTCGCACGCGCGAGGCCCTGGATGCGGCAGGCTTCCCCAAGGTGAAGATCGTCGCCTCGTCGGGCTTCGGCCCGGCCAAGTGCAAGGTCATGGCCAGCGTCCATGCCCCGATCGACCTGGTCGGCACCGGCTCCTACCTGCCCGAGGATTGGCGCGAGACCTATGCCACCTCGGACATCATCCGCTACGGCGATCGTGACTCGGTGAAGATCGGCCGCGAGTTCCTGCTGCGAAGGCGCGATTGA